The sequence below is a genomic window from Humulus lupulus chromosome 3, drHumLupu1.1, whole genome shotgun sequence.
ttttccttgctgggcattaggctcattcctttttgtttatatgtgcaagaaaatagctatagtggcgggaaagatttgtggatgcttggggaaatgtgtatcggtgatgaatggattcaaggagtcaaaagttcgatttcgaggatgtagtctttatttatggtttatgtgtatttttccgcacctatttatgtaatctattttcatttcaattaagatatgtttttttttaaaacaatgggatcccatatcctgctttgagtttatgtaagtttaaacattggtttttacacgtttttaataaagtatgatctttttcacttgtaagttctattaaatattagggtctatgtatagttttcgttaatggtccaaaagtctagagtagttgggtcattacagatttCTAAGTTGGAtattgggaattgatgggagtttttggctaaggttacttgggttatggtgcctaggacatgtgtagatggatTTTGGGCTCTATTGGGACTTTAAATGAGGTTTAGAAGCTTGttgttcaggttggaaatggtggtgtcgaaggagggaaaaaccagggttgaaaaccctggttgtagcgctacacgcCCATCACTGGGCACTACAGTGCCAGCCAGGCACCCTTTCACTCTGCCTATAGCGCTgaggcgctaggggggtagcgctacagcgctaccctgcctttTCAGATTCTtgttttaggcacttttgagggtttttggctcgaggtttcaattcctaaggctcgggatcgaatctatgcatcgtttgggtacaattcgtggtctcgggagtgaggtttaggtcaagacccttttattgttgattttcattaatggaggttataattggttatgactaggtaaccactaaggaatcaaaaggtcaatcattctcaagggtcgttcttttactatttctcgctcgaaccagaggtaagaaaactgcacccatatgtgacatgcatggttattcatgaggcatgttgagtgtttaaatgtggacattgattgcatatcaaatgcttagcaaatattgcttacttgtgaatgacaatgactcattagtcagaatcggcaatggtgtcaatattaactgtgaagctgtgactcattagttaagttcggcagtagtattgagcactggtcgtatggtattgactcataagtcaagaacggtcttagcatgtttaacgcaagccgaaaagattagatctaatcgacatcagcattgaatgactcatcatgagcattaatgtcgaacCGACCTCAActtcgatgaaaaacaaaagctcttgtctagcctatggctagtcacttagagccagggccagaaggtccaaGTGAATGCctcatcacatggctatgggtgctgagcccacgttagtgactcactcatctgtttaagctagtgacttactcatcagtcactcatctggtttacgttaatgacttgctcgtcagtcactcatctgattagggctacaaaccCTAGCAAGGTTATCAAcaccttgaagtgatattcactcgtttgttcagagctataagctctgtatgattatcatgatcatcatttgatattatatacatgcagtaatgagttttcttgctgggctttggctcatgggtgctatgtggtgcaggtaaagggaaagaaaagctcacccagccttggtagagagcttaggtggtgatgtgtacatatgtggccgcttgaccaccacggccaaggagttacttggaggaactagggggttaaccctatttttgccgcttaggtcggcgggttgtaattttacactgtaatgaccattttgtattgtaaataacttgtaaacatttttatgggcccatgaacagttttaggtttaaataaaatatatcatttcgttttgattggtttttcaccttagcctgttaataacacctagatgcacatttataaccaaatgactctgttgacgtggttcttcgccaacaagtaattaagaaaataagaggaagggattagtgcttaactatgaaccgaaatagatgaatgatccttgtaaatggactggtgacacaattatgttttttaggtggttcaaaggttaaaatcattctactccaccagccaatattattgctatatgcttggtattcttttacagggtatttccttacacaatagaatccaaccctttgcaacccccagggtctccatatttataggagagggcacctgggagttggtaaggaaggtcatcccgtgaccttcttacctatcatgtcacttctgtgacattcatgattaattcctaagacctgacacatgaagtgtggtctaatcaataggtaagggggataatgggccgcacggcccaacccaatcgtgggtgcctgaatacgcacgttcatgctgcgtgtccgagaagtcagggatatatcagacacgtgatgtctgatagatgcacgtttaccttgcgtggttgactttataaaaggtcatagcctccaactctagctcgcaccacgagctggatgcttcctcgacctgtggccttcacagtccatactcagtccttaagtaatcttggcgaacctttggataccccgagctaacgaggtaggacctgacgacagcagctccggtcatgggggatccacgtggctgatataatttaggtcgtatctcagctcgctaatagcccgttggaaaatcagggcgtacagactcaattagcgagttaagcacggttcaaagctcacagtaacggtcttggagtaaccagggcgttacaataatataacgggacatggtAACTAATAAAGTTGCCAATAAACCTCGTTAACAacgtcccaaaatcaccaactgctttgtaggttccctccttcagatcaaattgtagagccaatgGACCTTTATTATCGTTGACaagctgctgcaaatttttggatcgagaccgacctcttctttttgcagCAGTCattgcatatgttaattaaacaatacaattaaattgaataaaataataataatttgtcatttattgatcaaagatagacttattatcGTATATTACATGTCTCGTaggaagtaggaactcgcgtgggatctggaggaggaggaggatccgctccatcaccgccatgagaacgagcaacagtagcagacatatctttgcagtttaaataattattaacttaaattcagttatagttggaggttaattacataacttaaaaaacaaacattgttgataatactcatatattgattgaaaagtcttgaaattaaaacacatacattaaatatacaaatatgaatatgcataagaaatatTATTCCTCgtcaatgtcgattcctacatcatcatctgtactttctaaatcatctttactaattttttcatcatcatcgtcattgatgaaatcatcatccacatccgaaacagatcgagacgtttccccaattatgtTGATGTGACCAAGttgatccaaatgcataatctccaactctcctaagTCCACAGaaagtacaaaatttgatgaagtgctatcatgcacgacatcaacctcgttatcattatcgatacttggatgatcccagatcttttgatgattgacttcttctactaccttccaatttctttttcttgaaggatcttccaagtagaaaatttgttttgcttgagtggtgAACTGATCATTCTTGTACCATTCAAAATTActcatgatactagttatgttattctcagtcacatttcgacccttgcttgcatagatgttgaaccatttgcatcaaaataatactaccgagtaaccatgggaatagcataactctacaatctcctcaagttggccatagaaagtgaaaccatcaGTTCTTGGTACcaaaactccactattttgagtggtacgtctttcatcacgactatggaccaaaaacttcacactgttaacaatgcacgccatgtaggagtatgcattctgattggactCGTTTGCTAAAGtaaataattcatcagtacactcagttgactgTACTTGTCGCAAACaacccatctatagagtatgacacaaaaaaagaaaacacaatgagatgagtattaatcgatacgaatttcgtaagaattctatagtttcgataatttaccttcaatttaaatcagatagggaaatctttttgaagatttatgtttgaattttcttgaaggcattcactgtatagcaCAAAGATTAAGATAAGATAACATTTTtccatgaattaaatttaatgaattcatatatgtatTGAGTTACTTgctccatatatggttggatttcagggcaattgttgagtacaaaccactccgcttcttttcgatgaagatagtcaatggatatgattttctttttgctacttggacaACATTGTGATTTAAAAACTGACAACTatcttttaaaaataacaataTCCGCATTTCTTTTCGAACGATTAAATTTAGTCTATACGCCCTGAAGATATTGcaaacaaaaagtcaaagcttgATCGACAACATAACCCTCCGCTATAGAACATTCAGGGCGAgccttattcctgacataatttttcaatttcttcatatatcgctcaaacggaTACATCCACTTCATGAAAACTGGTCCTCCGAGGATAGCCTCTtgcggtaaatgaagaattaaatgaatcattatgtcaaaaaaggttggaggaaaaattaactccaacttgcacaaaatttgtatcacttgatcttctgcattctacatttccttaacaaccaatgtacgaacacaaatttgcttaaagaaattgcaaaggTCAATGATTGTCTttgaaatagacttatccaagtagaCTTGAACTCCTACCAGCaacagacgttgcataagaatgtgacaatcatgggatttcaacccaacaatgttgccatcattttCAGTTACTTTCTTAGATAAATTTGAGTTGAAGCCTtcaggaagtctaactccttttaaaaaACTGACAAAAAAATCGTCTATCATCCGGTGTGAAATAGTACAAaagatgtggtttgatcaacttcgtaccgtcttccttgaggtgcaactcttctcaaatacctcaattcttcaagtctactcgtgcattggtggtgtctttagatttctcattcataagaaaagtaccgagtaaactgtcgctaacatttttctctacatgcatcacatctaatttgtgcttcagttcaagttcggaccagtgatcaagttcaaagaaaatactatttttactccaattaagctcttttggatctcgctttcttttcacacccccgAAACTAATATGTTTACCTGGCAAACAATCTGGAACATGCActaattgttcgagtatgtcttgactactgaattttcttggaggacgtcATTTTTCATAATTCACATCAAACAAGcaactcttcctccacttatgcgtagaagataagaatcttctatgaccaacataagtcgtcttcccaattacccgacatgaaggagtgtctttgTTGCACGAAGGACATGgcatatatccttggccactccaaccagacaaactactacaggccgaaaaatcattgatagtccataatagtgctgCACACATTCTGAATACACTGTTTGTTGCAGCatctctggtttgaactccttcatcccgCAACTTCTTCAATTTGTCTCCCACAGGCCTAAGAAAGACACCCATGTACTTACCATGTGATTTTGGATcgggaatcaataaggtcagcatgaatgctgactctttcatgcacaacgaaggaggcatattgtacgtgcataatattaccggccacatgctgtaagatagacttatgttaccaaatggattaaaaccatcaacaaccaaacccaatcgaacatttctgggttctttggaaaaatcaggatATTTGGAATCAAATTGTTTTCAAGCACCCCCACCAACaagatggtgcatcacaccatcttctttcgattgtcccgtactatgccaggtcatatcatttgttgtatgccttTAACCATAAAGAtgcttcagcctaggagtcaaagggaagtaccgcaacactttgtgAGCGACTTTTTTCCCCTTTATGTCTTTTTCAACTCAtcggctctcaccacatacaggacaactctgtttttggcaattctccttccagaacaaacaacagtcgtacttCCAAGCacgaattgattgataacctaaccctaacttcctcatttttttcttagactcgtAGAATGAAGCCGGAATCTTATTCTATTTtgggaatgcaaatttcataaacttcaaaagttcatcaaagaaactatttttttatttactcataaccttcatgtgcatcatcttcgccaagaagttcaaggaagacaaccatgtacaatcagggtataactcagcttcgacctcttgaaaaaggtcatcaaattgattctctgcactattgccaccaccatctgaaattccttcatttatgctttcttcgttagtgtcttgttcaccaataacatcattgatgatgtcaatcatctcatcagtcactggagccTCGTCGCCAACTACTAGTGacatatcaacttcaccgtggtaggtccacttcacgtatcgTTGCAGAAACtcatatctgtgtatgtgagcctccaccacatctaGTTTCTAattcagcatattgacacactgcaaattgaaattgtcatatatttgggatagtaagttatggtggcatattaaaaaatttcactaagttattatgcatataacatgaaatttcccattgtAAATTATAcaaagaaataataaaaataatttaatcctCATCGTTTTCTATTTTTCCTTGTAGTTTTCACAACCAATGTATGTGAATATCTCTGAAGTTCCCATCAAAAAGTATAAGGGTATTTGCCAGAGGATACTTAATGATACTTAAGGGTATCATCCCTTGTTCCACAAATGTTGAGAAAACTTGATAGTAAACAGATTATTAGACTATTCCAGTAGCAAAGAGTGGAATCAAACGGATCATAGTCTTCAATTCTTCAATCTGAGATACACTACAAAGCCTCCAAGGTTGGAGAAGTCCCCGCAACTAATCTCAGCATCGGAAATCACAACAGCTTTATCAAGGCACCTATGACAAAATCCATAGTTCATTGAAGTTACAATGTTGCACAATGCCTCTGAAAGACAATAATTATGAAAGTACACACATTCTTCCACTTTTCTTGGACGAAATCCAAACGAGTTTGTGTTAGCTTCAATTCAACATACTAGAGGTCATGATAAGGGGAAAACAAAAACATCATGCAAAATCTTAGGAGTAAAGAGATGCTAGTGAAAAACAAATCTTCATTGTATTAAGCAACAAAAACATTCTTGTGATAGGGCTTCCAATTGGTTTCTGAAATCTGTAGAGGTGTGTACCAGAAACAAAACCAGCAAGAGAAATGCCCACAAACAATGCAGGAATACCAAATCCTAGACCCCATCCAGCATTGTCTTGAATCCACACCAGAAAGGTACTTGCGACAAGAATAACAATATAAATTGCAAAATAAAACCAATTAAACAAAACCAGATAAGGTCCAAATAGTGTGGACACTCAGAATTCATTCACTCTGCTGGACCTAAAGCTGGGACTGATGCCGAAACAGTCAAAGTACACATGCCCTATTCAATCAACAATCATACAATCAAATTCTATCATCAACATggcacattatatatatatatatatatatatgagagttGGGTTTAATTTGGTGGTTCTTAAATTTTCTCACAACTAACAGCATagtttttaatcaaattaatgaAAGGAGCAATGCCTTGAACTTTCAGATGATGTACTTGTAAACTATACCATGGCAAGAGGTTTAAGGAAGCTAAACAAGAATCTTATTTGTTTCAAAAGAATAGAGATGCTTATTAGTTTTGTGATTACTATGAAGTAGATCATCGAAAAGACGGTGATTGTCCAATATCTTCCCCAGTAGGAATCTGCCAAATGGTGACATTTCTTGCTGCTGAAACATTTTCTTGGTGCAGGTTGTGAGTAAAATAAGAAACTAGGATAGTAGAAATACCATAGAAGGCCAAGCGTTCACAACATTCAGTACCTGTATTCCAATTTATGCAATATATATTATAGATTTTTGAAAGAAATTcgcccatttaaaaaaataaaaaattattggaAATACCAAGAACTAGTATTCTGCTCCAGCACAGAATTCCCCTTTGTGTCAGTGGAGCCATCACGAGACATTTAAATCACATGATGCAACAATCAAAACTTAATAAGAACAAGATAACATTTGAAAGTGAGTCTGAACAGTTTGAAATAAGGAGATGAATAGATTTTTCTACTCCATATACAGCATATAAATTAAGTTCAACTCAATAGGAAACTAATTAAAGACATTTCAGTCCattgaagctttttttttttttatatattattactCAAACGTTGAAGATAttcaagtttttattttttatttttgggacCCAGTGTAGTACTCCAGATTTTCTCCTCTTCTATTTacttaataataacaataataataaataaaaaaaggtgGAGCCTATGCTGTCAACAATTTCAATGACGCAGCAGTCATCAActgaattaaataatttttctaatttaGGAAATAAAACCTAAAAAGATCTTGATACAAACTGATATATTTACATACACATAAGACTCAGACAAAgttgtttcaaaaaaaaaaaaaaaaaggccaaGACAAAgtgtatttaaataaaaaatatatatatattaaacatgaTATGATAACAAGTACTAACTCACTGGTATATTCCCTTAAAAAAAAAGTAGAAACTCGCTCAATAATTGGTGTGCTTTCCTTTTCTTTGTACTAAACTAAAGATGATAAGGTTCAACAAAAATATGTCGGATGGTAACATTATATAAAAaagactaaaataataataaaaaatgttcCTTAGTTACTTATAGAGTTGGAAATATGGTAAATTAaaatagatgagtgatttaaTTCATCCAATtgaatatatttttgataattttaaactaaattttATTGCTTTAGTAATTATAATTCACTCAATATAAGAGTATTTACattatagtttctctactctattttttaaaatactttCCAAAAAttctcattttatttattttacatcaaATTTTTACATACATCATATAtgagattttttatattttttttacactatttaaatattatatctttaatcatttttattaattaaaataagaaaaaaaaatgcagcaaataaaaaagaaaaaataataaagaaagaaaaaaagaataaaaaattttaaaaaacgtTTAAAGTAGCACTAAAAATGAGAAAAATCTACATTTGGCTAAGAAAATATAATAGTGTAAAATAGCTATTTTAGGTAATTAGTTATTAGAGGTAATCTAGTATGAGTTCTCTGATTCAAATGACTAACTTAAGACATCTTAAGCGTCTACAATCAAAGATATATCATAACCAAAAACAttattattgataataaaataacgaTTCACAAATCACGAAACTAAGGATCAATAACTATCTGAACAAACCCCAAATTCAAATCTGAAAAAGATCCCAGGAAGAGTCATCCATACTAAGCACACCAAGTGGCTCCACTAAGCCAACACAATGGAACACTAACACAAAAGTCACTAACCCTATGAGTAAGGTAGTGGGATGGTAGGTGATAAACACCATTATTGAAACAATCCAAACAACACAAGAAATAAACCAAAAAGCAAAAGCTAGCAGAGTCACATACATATCCAAATCAACCATCCACCACCCAAGACCCTAATTCCCAGGAGCCCACCCCCCACCACTCCAAGGAGGACGACCTTCTCAAGTCTCTAACGAATGAGTTGAAAGCTCACCCACAACACCAGCTTTGCTTTCTCCCTCCTACATCTGACCGAGCATGCACCAAGAAAGGCTCCAGTCCACCATTGAAGCCCTCGTGTCACCTCGAAGCCCTGTCTAGCCAAAGTCGTCAGGCCAGAGTCCTGACTCGCTCATACCACTACCTTGCTGAGCTCTCATAGTGTGAATAGATTGAGAGAACTCAAGGGAAACTCAACCAGCCCAACTGCAAAGACAAACTCCCCCCTCTCGGCCAAAAGCCGACTGCTGCAAGGAACAACACCGACAACGCCTTTGATTGAGAGGAGTCAGAGAACAACAAACCCTAGAGTCCTTTGAAAGCTTGATGGCTAAGGTttttctaccaaaaaaaaaaatagtgccTATTTGCTTGATAGATAACCCTATTTTCCTTTAGAGAAATTCCATTGTACACCCTTTTTTTGGGTTGTACCGTACTTGCCAAAGCACTTCATCTATTGACATGGTTGGAAGATCCAAAGATTATGTTTCTATTATGAATGATTGGCTTTCATGGGACCAAGTGTAGCATATTGTACATAGacaaatgaagaaaaagaaaagatctTTTATTGTGTGACTCAAAATTCTCCTCCTTGTAAAGGATTAGAAGTTATGATCCAACTCGGTGTCTCCTCTACCATGGTGAACCCCATTAATCTAACCCATAGAAACTTGGAAGCCATTGGTTCCATCCATTTCCACCCATTTGCAGGTGGTGAACCACATTATATTTACATTGTTAATTACATGACCCATGTAAATTGTAATGAATATATATGCTTTGATACAAACCactagaaaaataattatttacacTAATGAATTTCACATCCTTACTTTGTTCTTCACTTGTCAGAAATGATACCTCTATGAAAAGTCTTATAAAGCCTTTCTCGGTTTGAACTTCATGGCTAAGACTATGAACACCAATGCATTTAACAAGCTAAGGCCTGCCAAAAGCCAAAAGAAATAATCAAGATGACCTTCGTTCAAATTGTCTGGTATCCATCCACCCTTGCCATCCTTTGTTGTGAAGTAAGTTACAATAGTCAGAAGAAAGGAGCTCAAATAGTACCCTAATGAAAGTGTAAAAAGTGATAATGCACAGCATAGACTTCTCATACTATCCGGAGACTGTTCATAGAAGAACTGAAGTTGACCAATATATGTGAATATCTCTGAAGTTCCCATAAAAAAGTATTGGGGTATCTGCCAAAGGATACTTAATGGTACAACTTCTTTTCTGTCAACTAAATCAAGGTCTTTGGCAAGCCGCAGCCGAAGGGTTTCTAGCACAGCAGCAGCTGACATGCATAAAACTGAAATGAAGAGGCCGATTCCCATCCGCTGCAACTCGGAGAAACCTTTCTCCTTGCCTGTGAATTTCCTTACAGTTGGGACAATCACTCTGTCATAAATGGGAAGCAAAGAAAGAACTGCGATAACATCGAAAGTGTTGAGAGAGGCTGGAGGAATGGTGAAAGAACCAACAGTTGTGTCCATCATCATCCCTTGTTCTACAAATGTTGTAGAAATTTGGGCATAAACAGAAGAGAATACTATGCCAGTTGCCAAGAGTGGAATCAAATGGATCATAGTCTTTAATTCTTCAACCTGAGCTACACTGCATAGCCTCCAAGGATTAGAGTAGTCCCCACTACTAATCTCAGCAGTGGAAATCACAGAAGCTTTGTCAAGGCACCTGTGAGAAAATCCAGAAATCATTGGAATTTCAATGTTGCATAATGCTTTTGAAAGACAATAATGAAATTATGAAAGTCAACACATCCTCAAACTTTAGCAACATGTTCCTTATTCTTATCAAACGAGTTTTGTTAGCTTCAACATGCTAGAGGTCATGATGAGGGGAAAAGAAAATGTCATGCAAATTTTAAGCAGTAAATATGCTTGTGCAAAGCAAATCTTGACTGCATTAAGCAACAAATGCTTTTGCTGTAACAAAAGGAATTATAGTGGAATAACTAAAACAAGCAATAACTAGCAGTAAAGATGCTTGAGCAAAACAATTCAATAATGACTTCTAAGCAGCATAATATTATAAGAAGGGAATTACTGCAGTGTATTGGTATGTTCCAATTTACAGCTTCCTCCAATGGCAGAGCTTCTGTCTTGTATTCCATACAGGAGACTACTGTCTTTAGGCACCTCGAGATTCCACTTACGGCACGATGCAACCAAAGTTTGGCACATTCTTGTGACAGGGCTTCCCACTGGTTGCTGAAATCTGTAGAGGTGTGTACCAGAAACAAAACCAGCAAGAGCAATGCCCATAAAAAAGGCAGCAATACCAAATCCTAGGCCCCATCCAGCATTGTCTTGAATCCACACAAGAAAGGTACTTGACACAAGAATACCAATATAAATTGCAAAATAAAACCAGTTGAAGAAAGATCCCTTGCTGAGCCTTTCCTTTGAGTCAGTATCATCAAATTGATCTGCACCAAAAGGTGAAACACATGATTTGATCCCACCAGTCCCTAATGCAACCAGATAAAGTCCAAATAGTAATACTGCAGATTGTGCAACTGTGGCTGATGGACATCCAGAACCCATACATTCTGCTGGACCCAAAGCTGGAACTGATGCCGAGAGAGTCAAAGTGCACATTCCCTGTTTAATCAACAATTATGCAATCAAATTCATACTTAATGAAAAGAGCAATGACTTGAAGTGTAAATGGTGTGCTTTTAAACTAAACCATGGCAAGAGGTTTAATGGTGCTAAATGGGATTCTCATATGAAACAGAAGAACACAGATGATTACTATGAAATAGAGCATCGAAAAGGTGGTGATTGTCCAATATCTTCCACAGTAGGAATCTGCTACAATGGCGCCAATAAGGGGAGTGAAATAGCATGTCCCCTGCCAAATGGTTACATTTCTTGCTGCTGAGACATTTTCTTGGTGCAGTTTTTGAGAAAAATAAGTAACTAGATTAGTGGAAATACC
It includes:
- the LOC133824298 gene encoding protein NRT1/ PTR FAMILY 8.3-like isoform X1; the encoded protein is MGMEDENERLVLEDGLLLQGESCALYTCDGSTDINGNPVLKQNTGNWKACILILGTECCERLAFFGISTNLVTYFSQKLHQENVSAARNVTIWQGTCYFTPLIGAIVADSYCGRYWTITTFSMLYFIGMCTLTLSASVPALGPAECMGSGCPSATVAQSAVLLFGLYLVALGTGGIKSCVSPFGADQFDDTDSKERLSKGSFFNWFYFAIYIGILVSSTFLVWIQDNAGWGLGFGIAAFFMGIALAGFVSGTHLYRFQQPVGSPVTRMCQTLVASCRKWNLEVPKDSSLLYGIQDRSSAIGGSCKLEHTNTLQCLDKASVISTAEISSGDYSNPWRLCSVAQVEELKTMIHLIPLLATGIVFSSVYAQISTTFVEQGMMMDTTVGSFTIPPASLNTFDVIAVLSLLPIYDRVIVPTVRKFTGKEKGFSELQRMGIGLFISVLCMSAAAVLETLRLRLAKDLDLVDRKEVVPLSILWQIPQYFFMGTSEIFTYIGQLQFFYEQSPDSMRSLCCALSLFTLSLGYYLSSFLLTIVTYFTTKDGKGGWIPDNLNEGHLDYFFWLLAGLSLLNALVFIVLAMKFKPRKAL
- the LOC133824298 gene encoding protein NRT1/ PTR FAMILY 8.3-like isoform X4, encoding MGMEDENERLVLEDGLLQGESCALYTCDGSTDINGNPVLKQNTGNWKACILILENVSAARNVTIWQGTCYFTPLIGAIVADSYCGRYWTITTFSMLYFIGMCTLTLSASVPALGPAECMGSGCPSATVAQSAVLLFGLYLVALGTGGIKSCVSPFGADQFDDTDSKERLSKGSFFNWFYFAIYIGILVSSTFLVWIQDNAGWGLGFGIAAFFMGIALAGFVSGTHLYRFQQPVGSPVTRMCQTLVASCRKWNLEVPKDSSLLYGIQDRSSAIGGSCKLEHTNTLQCLDKASVISTAEISSGDYSNPWRLCSVAQVEELKTMIHLIPLLATGIVFSSVYAQISTTFVEQGMMMDTTVGSFTIPPASLNTFDVIAVLSLLPIYDRVIVPTVRKFTGKEKGFSELQRMGIGLFISVLCMSAAAVLETLRLRLAKDLDLVDRKEVVPLSILWQIPQYFFMGTSEIFTYIGQLQFFYEQSPDSMRSLCCALSLFTLSLGYYLSSFLLTIVTYFTTKDGKGGWIPDNLNEGHLDYFFWLLAGLSLLNALVFIVLAMKFKPRKAL
- the LOC133824298 gene encoding protein NRT1/ PTR FAMILY 8.3-like isoform X2 translates to MGMEDENERLVLEDGLLQGESCALYTCDGSTDINGNPVLKQNTGNWKACILILGTECCERLAFFGISTNLVTYFSQKLHQENVSAARNVTIWQGTCYFTPLIGAIVADSYCGRYWTITTFSMLYFIGMCTLTLSASVPALGPAECMGSGCPSATVAQSAVLLFGLYLVALGTGGIKSCVSPFGADQFDDTDSKERLSKGSFFNWFYFAIYIGILVSSTFLVWIQDNAGWGLGFGIAAFFMGIALAGFVSGTHLYRFQQPVGSPVTRMCQTLVASCRKWNLEVPKDSSLLYGIQDRSSAIGGSCKLEHTNTLQCLDKASVISTAEISSGDYSNPWRLCSVAQVEELKTMIHLIPLLATGIVFSSVYAQISTTFVEQGMMMDTTVGSFTIPPASLNTFDVIAVLSLLPIYDRVIVPTVRKFTGKEKGFSELQRMGIGLFISVLCMSAAAVLETLRLRLAKDLDLVDRKEVVPLSILWQIPQYFFMGTSEIFTYIGQLQFFYEQSPDSMRSLCCALSLFTLSLGYYLSSFLLTIVTYFTTKDGKGGWIPDNLNEGHLDYFFWLLAGLSLLNALVFIVLAMKFKPRKAL
- the LOC133824298 gene encoding protein NRT1/ PTR FAMILY 8.3-like isoform X3 → MGMEDENERLVLEDGLLLQGESCALYTCDGSTDINGNPVLKQNTGNWKACILILENVSAARNVTIWQGTCYFTPLIGAIVADSYCGRYWTITTFSMLYFIGMCTLTLSASVPALGPAECMGSGCPSATVAQSAVLLFGLYLVALGTGGIKSCVSPFGADQFDDTDSKERLSKGSFFNWFYFAIYIGILVSSTFLVWIQDNAGWGLGFGIAAFFMGIALAGFVSGTHLYRFQQPVGSPVTRMCQTLVASCRKWNLEVPKDSSLLYGIQDRSSAIGGSCKLEHTNTLQCLDKASVISTAEISSGDYSNPWRLCSVAQVEELKTMIHLIPLLATGIVFSSVYAQISTTFVEQGMMMDTTVGSFTIPPASLNTFDVIAVLSLLPIYDRVIVPTVRKFTGKEKGFSELQRMGIGLFISVLCMSAAAVLETLRLRLAKDLDLVDRKEVVPLSILWQIPQYFFMGTSEIFTYIGQLQFFYEQSPDSMRSLCCALSLFTLSLGYYLSSFLLTIVTYFTTKDGKGGWIPDNLNEGHLDYFFWLLAGLSLLNALVFIVLAMKFKPRKAL